Proteins co-encoded in one Dama dama isolate Ldn47 chromosome 2, ASM3311817v1, whole genome shotgun sequence genomic window:
- the LOC133068876 gene encoding olfactory receptor 5D14, with amino-acid sequence MLLVVLQGLSPQGYRLRCKSVDLPVILSPQRNRTVETCFSVAGIIVMTARNLSLETTFALLGFTDYPELQIPLFLMFLIVYIITVVGNLGMMVIIKINPKFHTPMYFFLSHLSFVDFCYSSIVTPKLLENLVMADKSIFYSSCMLQYFLSCTAVVTESFLLAVMAYDRFVAICNPLLYTVVMSQRLCALLVAGSYLWGMFGPLVLLCYALQLNFSGHKLINHFFCEYTALIAVSSSNTHIPLLLLFGFATFNEVSTLLIILTSYVFIFVTVLNIRSASGRRKAFSTCASHLTAITIFHGTILSLYCVPNSKNSRQTVKVASVFYTVVNPVLNPLIYSLRNKDVKDAFRKLIDTKASFH; translated from the exons ATGTTGCTAGTGGTCCTCCAGGGCTTGAGTCCCCAGGGCTACAGACTCAGATGTAAGAGCGTTGATCTCCCAGTTATACTCAGCCCACAGAGAAACAGGACAGTGGAGACCTGCTTCTCTGTTGCAG GCATCATAGTGATGACTGCAAGAAATCTGAGTCTGGAGACAACATTTGCCCTCTTGGGTTTCACAGATTACCCAGAGCTTCAGATTCCTCTCTTCCTCATGTTTCTGATCGTGTACATTATCACCGTGGTAGGAAATCTGGGCATGATGGTAATCATCAAAATTAACCCTAAGtttcacacccccatgtacttcttccttagtcatctttcttttgttgatttttgttactCTTCCATTGTTACTCCCAAGCTGCTCGAGAACTTGGTCATGGCCGATAAGAGCATCTTCTACAGTAGCTGCATGCTGCAGTACTTCCTGTCCTGCACGGCTGTGGTGACTGAGTCCTTCTTGCTggcagtgatggcctatgaccgcttcgTGGCCATCTGTAACCCTCTGCTTTACACAGTGGTCATGTCACAGAGGCTGTGTGCCCTGCTGGTGGCTGGGTCATATCTCTGGGGCATGTTTGGCCCATTGGTACTCCTTTGCTATGCCCTCCAACTAAACTTTTCTGGACATAAGTTGATCAACCACTTTTTCTGTGAATACACTGCTCTCATTGCTGTCTCAAGTTCCAATACACACATCCCCCTCCTGCTGCTCTTTGGCTTCGCCACCTTCAATGAGGTGAGTACACTTCTGATCATCCTCACTTcctatgtctttatttttgtcaCTGTGCTAAACATCCGTTCTGCCAGTGGACGTCGCAAAGCTTTCTCCACCTGTGCATCTCACCTGACTGCCATTACCATCTTCCACGGGACCATCCTTTCTCTCTACTGTGTACCCAATTCCAAGAACTCTCGACAAACCGTCAAGGTGGCCTCTGTGTTCTATACAGTGGTCAACCCCGTGCTGAACCCTCTgatctacagcctgaggaacaaAGATGTGAAGGATGCCTTCCGAAAATTAATAGACACAAAAGCTTCATTTCACTGA